From the Platichthys flesus chromosome 6, fPlaFle2.1, whole genome shotgun sequence genome, one window contains:
- the tph2 gene encoding tryptophan 5-hydroxylase 2, with amino-acid sequence MASSHVMKEPVPRMQPAMMMFSSKYWTRRGMSLDSAMFDQQQLRHTGGQMSRRPSFCPINEQPETEGGASEKTAVVFSLKNEVGCLVKALRIFQEKRVNLQHIESRRSKRADEVEIFADCSCSKKEFQELVQLLKDHVNVISFNTAAHVWSTEAEEDDVPWFPMKISDLDQCCHRVLMYGSELDADHPGFKDNVYRLRRKYFVEVAMNYKFGQPIPRIEYTPEEIKTWGVVFRELSKLYPTHACREHLKNLPLLVQHCGYREDNVPQLEDVSVFLRERSGFTVRPVAGYLSPRDFLAALAYRVFNCTQYVRHSTDPLYTPEPDTCHELLGHVPLLADPKFAQFSQEIGLASLGASDQDVQKLATCYFFTIEFGLCKQDNELRAYGAGLLSSIGELRHALSDQACVKTFDPKTTCDQECLITTFQDVYFVSESFEEAKEKMREFAKTIQRPFCVFYNPYTQSMDLLKDTRGIERVVQDLRSDLTTVCDALGKMNTYMGI; translated from the exons ATGGCCTCGTCCCATGTGATGAAGGAGCCCGTTCCCAGAATGCAACCTGCCATGATGATGTTCTCCAGCAAGTACTGGACCAGGAGGGGGATGTCTCTGGACTCGGCCATGTTtgaccagcagcagctccgacACACGGGGGGGCAGATG TCTCGTCGTCCGTCTTTCTGTCCAATCAACGAGCAGCCGGAAACAGAGGGCGGAGCctcagagaaaacagctgtggTGTTTTCTCTGAAGAACGAGGTCGGATGTTTGGTCAAAGCTCTGAGAATCTTCCAG gagaagcgAGTGAACTTGCAGCACATAGAGTCGAGGAGGTCTAAGCGAGCTGACGAGGTGGAGATCTTCGCTGACTGCAGCTGCAGCAAGAAGGAGTTCCAGGAACTTGTGCAACTTCTCAAAGATCACGTCAACGTCATCTCCTTCAACACGGCTGCACACGTGTGGTCGACTGAAGCAG AGGAAGACGATGTTCCCTGGTTCCCGATGAAGATCTCCGATCTGGATCAGTGCTGTCACCGGGTGTTGATGTACGGGTCCGAGCTGGACGCCGACCATCCT ggttttaaagataACGTTTATCGCCTGCGGAGGAAATACTTTGTGGAAGTGGCCATGAATTACAAATT TGGACAGCCCATCCCTCGTATCGAGTACACCCCTGAGGAGATCAAGACGTGGGGGGTGGTGTTCAGGGAGCTGAGCAAACTGTACCCGACTCACGCCTGCAGAGAACATCTGAAGAACCTGCCGCTGCTCGTCCAGCACTGTGGCTACCGAGAGGACAACGTCCCCCAGCTGGAGGACGTGTCCGTCTTCCTCAGAG agcgtTCTGGATTCACAGTTCGTCCTGTCGCAGGTTATTTGTCTCCAAGAGATTTTCTGGCTGCTTTAGCGTACAGAGTATTTAACTGTACTCAGTATGTGCGTCACAGTACTGACCCGCTGTACACACCTGAACc GGACACGTGTCACGAGCTGCTGGGTCACGTTCCTCTTTTGGCCGACCCCAAGTTCGCTCAGTTCTCTCAGGAGATCGGGTTGGCGTCTCTCGGAGCCTCCGACCAGGACGTCCAGAAACTGGCCACC TGTTATTTCTTTACTATCGAGTTTGGACTTTGCAAACAAGACAACGAGCTGCGAGCGTACGGAGCCGGGCTGCTGTCCTCCATCGGGGAGCTGAGG catgctctgTCGGATCAGGCGTGTGTGAAGACGTTCGACCCGAAGACGACATGTGACCAAGAATGTCTCATCACGACTTTCCAGGACGTCTACTTCGTCTCCGAGAGCTTCGAGGAGGCCAAGGAGAAGATGAG GGAGTTTGCTAAAACGATCCAGAGGCCGTTCTGCGTGTTCTACAACCCGTACACTCAGAGCATGGACCTGCTGAAGGACACACGCGGCATCGAACGCGTGGTGCAGGATCTACGCAGCGACCTCACCACCGTCTGCGACGCGCTGGGCAAGATGAACACCTACATGGGAATCTGA